In Microbacterium cremeum, a genomic segment contains:
- the gyrB gene encoding DNA topoisomerase (ATP-hydrolyzing) subunit B, with the protein MTSDTPDIVPEEPATPEKTPSEYGADDIQVLEGLTAVRKRPGMYIGSTGERGLHHLVYEIVDNSVDEALAGYCDLIEVTILSDGGVRVVDNGRGIPVGMHRTEGKSTVEVVLTVLHAGGKFGGGGYAVSGGLHGVGSSVVNALSSRLEVEVRREGHVWRQSYRDGGQPQAPLAKEEKSDQTGTIITFWPDPTIFDAVEFDYDTLRTRFQQMAFLNKGLRISLRDERANALVPDDHPGDGVDEPQPRHDSFLYERGLVDYVEHLNKVRHADVVNDEIIEVESEDTGRKIAMELAMQWTTSYTENVFTFANTINTHEGGTHEEGFRAALTTLVNRYARAQNMLKEKDDNLTGEDIREGLTAVISVKLSEPQFEGQTKTKLGNTEAKAFVQKVVGDQLGDWFDRNPVQAKNVIRKAIDAASARMAARKARETARRKSVFESAAMPDKLKDCTSKDPSISEIFLVEGDSAGGSAVQGRDPHTQAILALRGKILNVERARLDKALSNKEVQAMIQAFGTGIGEDFDIDKARYHKIVLMADADVDGQHITTLLLTMLFRYMRGLIEAGFVYLAMPPLYRLKWSNSAHEYVYSDKERDALLEHGLANGKRLPKDSGVQRYKGLGEMNAKELWETTMDHSTRTLRQVTIDDAAAADEIFSVLMGEDVESRRTFIQRNAKDVRFLDI; encoded by the coding sequence ATGACGTCCGACACCCCCGATATCGTTCCCGAGGAACCCGCCACTCCCGAGAAGACTCCGAGCGAGTACGGGGCAGACGACATCCAGGTGCTGGAGGGCCTGACAGCCGTCCGCAAGCGGCCCGGCATGTACATCGGGTCGACGGGCGAGCGCGGTCTGCACCACCTGGTCTACGAGATCGTCGACAACTCCGTCGACGAGGCTCTCGCCGGCTACTGCGACCTCATCGAGGTGACGATCCTCTCCGACGGCGGCGTGCGCGTCGTCGACAACGGCCGCGGCATCCCCGTCGGCATGCACCGGACCGAGGGCAAGTCCACCGTGGAGGTGGTGCTCACCGTGCTGCACGCCGGCGGCAAGTTCGGCGGCGGCGGATACGCGGTCTCGGGCGGCCTGCACGGCGTGGGCTCGTCGGTGGTGAACGCACTGTCGAGCCGCCTCGAGGTCGAGGTCAGGCGCGAGGGTCACGTGTGGCGGCAGTCGTACCGCGACGGCGGCCAGCCGCAGGCCCCCCTCGCCAAGGAGGAGAAGAGCGACCAGACCGGGACGATCATCACGTTCTGGCCCGACCCCACGATCTTCGACGCCGTCGAGTTCGACTACGACACGCTGCGCACCCGGTTCCAGCAGATGGCCTTCCTCAACAAGGGCCTGCGCATCAGCCTGCGCGACGAGCGTGCGAACGCGCTCGTTCCCGACGACCATCCGGGCGACGGCGTCGACGAACCGCAGCCGCGTCACGACAGCTTCCTGTACGAGCGCGGCCTCGTGGACTACGTCGAGCACCTCAACAAGGTGCGCCACGCGGATGTCGTCAACGACGAGATCATCGAGGTCGAGTCGGAGGACACGGGTCGCAAGATCGCCATGGAGCTGGCGATGCAGTGGACCACGAGCTACACCGAGAACGTCTTCACGTTCGCGAACACGATCAACACGCACGAGGGCGGCACCCACGAAGAGGGCTTCCGCGCGGCGCTGACCACGCTCGTGAACCGGTACGCCCGTGCGCAGAACATGCTCAAGGAGAAGGACGACAACCTCACCGGCGAAGACATCCGTGAGGGTCTGACCGCGGTGATCTCGGTGAAGCTGTCCGAGCCGCAGTTCGAGGGGCAGACCAAGACCAAGCTCGGCAACACCGAGGCGAAGGCCTTCGTGCAGAAGGTCGTCGGCGATCAGCTCGGCGACTGGTTCGACCGCAACCCGGTGCAGGCGAAGAACGTCATCCGCAAGGCGATCGACGCGGCCAGCGCCCGCATGGCTGCCCGCAAGGCGCGTGAGACCGCACGACGCAAGAGCGTCTTCGAGTCGGCCGCGATGCCCGACAAGCTCAAGGACTGCACGAGCAAGGACCCGTCGATCAGCGAGATCTTCCTCGTGGAGGGCGACTCGGCCGGCGGCTCGGCGGTGCAGGGGCGCGACCCGCACACGCAGGCGATCCTCGCCCTGCGAGGCAAGATCCTCAACGTCGAGCGTGCGCGCCTCGACAAGGCCCTGTCGAACAAGGAAGTCCAGGCGATGATCCAGGCCTTCGGCACGGGCATCGGCGAGGACTTCGACATCGACAAGGCGCGCTACCACAAGATCGTGCTGATGGCGGATGCCGACGTCGACGGTCAGCACATCACCACGCTGCTGCTGACGATGCTGTTCCGCTACATGCGCGGGCTCATCGAGGCCGGCTTCGTCTACCTCGCGATGCCGCCGCTGTATCGCTTGAAGTGGTCGAACTCGGCGCACGAGTACGTGTACTCCGACAAGGAGCGCGACGCGCTGCTCGAGCACGGCCTGGCCAACGGCAAGCGGCTGCCGAAGGACTCCGGCGTGCAGCGCTACAAGGGTCTGGGCGAGATGAACGCCAAAGAGCTGTGGGAGACCACGATGGACCACAGCACCCGCACGCTCCGTCAGGTGACGATCGACGACGCGGCCGCGGCCGACGAGATCTTCTCGGTGCTCATGGGCGAGGACGTCGAGTCCCGCCGCACGTTCATCCAGCGCAACGCCAAGGACGTCCGCTTCCTCGACATCTGA
- the gyrA gene encoding DNA gyrase subunit A, which yields MADEERPDVNAGHDHGRIDQVDLQLEMQRSYLDYAMAVIVGRALPDVRDGLKPVHRRVIYGMYDGGFRPDKSFSKCARVVGEVMGQYHPHGDAPIYDALVRLVQPWSMRYPLAQGQGNFGSPGNMGAAAPRYTETKMAQLALEMVRDIEEETVDFTENYDGQTQEPTVLPARFPNLLVNGSVGIAVGMATNIPPHNLREVASGALWALDNPEAPREELLEALLERIPGPDFPTGAQILGTKGIREAYRTGRGSITMRAVVSIEEIQGRTCLVITELPYQVNPDNLAVKIGDLAREGKITGIADIRDETSDRTGQRLVVVMKRDAVAKVVLNNLYKHTQLQENFGANMLAIVDGVPRTLPLDGFISLWVDHQIDVIVRRTAYRLREAEKRMHILRGYLKALDALDEVIALIRRSPTVDDAREGLKSLLDIDDIQADAILQMQLRRLAALERQKIVDEATDLEAKIADLNDILATPSRQRAIVRDELTAIVDKFGDDRRTHILHGFDGDMSIEDLIPEEEMVVSVTRDGYIKRTRIDNYRSQHRGGKGVKGAQLRADDVVEHFFVTTTHHWLLFFTTKGRVYRSKAYEVPEAGRDAKGQHVANLLALQPGEEIAQILDIRDYTVATYLVLATRGGLVKKTRLTEYDTNRQGGIIAIKLRGNGADESDDGSVESDDEVVSALLVDEGDDILLISRHGMSLRFSATDAALRPMGRSTSGVKGMDFRAGDSLLSASVAKDDEYVFVVTEGGYAKRTAVDQYRVQNRGGLGIKVAKLNEDRGDLAGGLIVSEDDEVLVVLASGKVVRSAVAEVPAKGRDTMGVVFARAGGDDRIIAIARNGERGLAEDPEDAAAEAADEGPSPEAPLGTDASPETPEESTDA from the coding sequence ATGGCAGACGAAGAGCGCCCCGACGTGAACGCCGGACACGATCACGGCCGCATCGACCAGGTCGACCTGCAGCTGGAGATGCAGCGCAGCTACCTCGACTATGCGATGGCCGTCATCGTGGGTCGCGCGCTCCCCGACGTGCGCGACGGGCTGAAGCCCGTGCACCGCCGTGTCATCTACGGCATGTACGACGGCGGCTTCCGTCCCGACAAGTCGTTCTCCAAGTGCGCGCGCGTCGTGGGCGAGGTGATGGGTCAGTACCACCCGCACGGTGACGCCCCGATCTATGACGCGCTGGTGCGGCTCGTCCAGCCGTGGTCGATGCGATACCCGCTCGCACAGGGTCAGGGCAACTTCGGTTCCCCCGGCAACATGGGCGCCGCGGCCCCGCGGTACACCGAGACGAAGATGGCTCAGCTCGCGCTCGAGATGGTGCGCGACATCGAAGAAGAGACCGTCGACTTCACCGAGAACTACGACGGTCAGACGCAGGAGCCGACGGTCCTGCCGGCGCGCTTCCCGAACCTGCTCGTCAACGGGTCGGTCGGCATCGCGGTCGGCATGGCGACCAACATCCCGCCGCACAACCTGCGCGAGGTCGCCTCCGGCGCGCTGTGGGCGCTCGACAACCCCGAAGCCCCGCGCGAGGAACTGCTCGAGGCGCTGCTCGAGCGCATCCCGGGACCGGACTTCCCGACCGGCGCGCAGATCCTGGGCACCAAGGGCATCCGCGAGGCCTACCGCACGGGCCGCGGATCGATCACGATGCGCGCCGTCGTGTCGATCGAAGAGATCCAGGGCCGCACGTGTCTGGTGATCACCGAGCTGCCATACCAGGTCAACCCCGACAACCTGGCCGTGAAGATCGGCGACCTGGCCCGTGAGGGCAAGATCACCGGCATCGCCGACATCCGCGACGAGACGAGCGACCGCACCGGCCAGCGTCTCGTGGTCGTGATGAAGCGGGATGCCGTCGCCAAGGTCGTGCTGAACAACCTGTACAAGCACACACAGCTGCAGGAGAACTTCGGCGCGAACATGCTCGCGATCGTCGACGGCGTGCCGCGCACGCTTCCCCTCGACGGGTTCATCTCGCTGTGGGTCGACCACCAGATCGACGTCATCGTCCGGCGCACCGCGTACCGCCTCCGCGAGGCGGAGAAGCGCATGCACATCCTGCGCGGGTACCTCAAGGCGCTCGATGCGCTCGACGAGGTCATCGCGCTGATCCGCCGTTCGCCGACCGTCGACGATGCGCGCGAAGGACTGAAGTCGCTCCTCGACATCGACGACATCCAGGCCGACGCGATCCTGCAGATGCAGCTGCGTCGCCTGGCCGCACTCGAGCGCCAGAAGATCGTCGACGAGGCGACCGACCTCGAGGCGAAGATCGCCGACCTCAACGACATCCTGGCCACGCCGAGCCGTCAGCGCGCGATCGTCCGCGACGAGCTCACCGCCATCGTCGACAAGTTCGGCGACGACCGCCGCACCCACATCCTGCACGGCTTCGACGGCGACATGTCGATCGAGGACCTCATCCCCGAAGAGGAGATGGTGGTCTCGGTCACGCGCGACGGGTACATCAAGCGCACGCGCATCGACAACTACCGTTCGCAGCACCGTGGCGGCAAGGGCGTCAAGGGTGCGCAGCTGCGCGCCGACGACGTCGTGGAGCACTTCTTCGTCACGACCACCCACCACTGGCTGCTGTTCTTCACCACCAAGGGCCGCGTGTACCGGTCGAAGGCGTACGAGGTGCCGGAGGCGGGCCGCGACGCGAAGGGTCAGCACGTCGCCAACCTGCTGGCGCTGCAGCCCGGTGAGGAGATCGCACAGATCCTCGACATCCGCGACTACACGGTGGCGACCTATCTCGTGCTCGCGACCCGCGGCGGCCTGGTCAAGAAGACGCGCCTGACCGAGTACGACACGAACCGTCAGGGCGGGATCATCGCGATCAAGCTCCGCGGCAACGGCGCGGACGAGTCCGACGACGGGTCCGTCGAGTCCGACGACGAGGTCGTCAGCGCGCTGCTGGTCGACGAGGGCGACGACATCCTGCTCATCAGCCGTCACGGCATGTCGCTGCGCTTCTCGGCGACCGATGCCGCACTGCGGCCGATGGGCCGGTCGACGTCCGGCGTGAAGGGCATGGACTTCCGCGCCGGCGACAGCCTGCTGTCGGCATCCGTCGCGAAGGACGACGAGTACGTGTTCGTGGTCACCGAAGGCGGCTACGCGAAGCGCACCGCGGTGGACCAGTACCGGGTCCAGAACCGCGGCGGGCTGGGCATCAAAGTGGCCAAGCTCAACGAGGATCGGGGCGATCTGGCGGGCGGTCTCATCGTCTCGGAGGACGACGAGGTCTTGGTGGTTCTTGCCAGCGGCAAGGTGGTACGCTCTGCCGTGGCCGAGGTACCTGCCAAGGGACGAGACACCATGGGTGTCGTATTCGCCCGCGCCGGCGGCGACGATCGCATCATCGCGATCGCCCGAAACGGTGAGCGGGGCCTGGCCGAAGACCCCGAGGATGCAGCTGCCGAGGCCGCTGACGAAGGTCCGTCGCCCGAAGCCCCCCTCGGGACGGACGCCTCGCCTGAGACCCCGGAAGAGAGCACTGACGCATGA
- a CDS encoding DUF3566 domain-containing protein yields MSTVADKLAKKSSHKTSAKQVRLRLVYIDFWSAVKLSFLAAIAIAIVTVVAFVMVFLVVQTTGLIAKADEFFSSFSDGSILLSQFVSFPQVLAFSAVVALLNLVVVTVLGAVIAGIYNLAVKVTGGLLVGFTSN; encoded by the coding sequence ATGAGCACGGTAGCCGACAAGCTCGCGAAGAAATCCAGCCACAAGACCAGCGCCAAGCAGGTGCGCCTGCGCCTGGTGTACATCGACTTCTGGTCGGCTGTGAAGCTGTCGTTCCTCGCCGCGATCGCGATCGCGATCGTCACGGTCGTCGCATTCGTCATGGTGTTCCTCGTGGTGCAGACCACGGGCCTCATCGCCAAGGCCGACGAGTTCTTCTCGAGCTTCTCGGACGGCAGCATCCTGCTCTCGCAGTTCGTCAGCTTCCCGCAGGTGCTGGCGTTCTCGGCGGTCGTCGCGCTCCTGAATCTCGTCGTCGTCACCGTGCTCGGAGCGGTGATCGCCGGCATCTACAACCTCGCCGTGAAGGTGACCGGCGGCCTGCTCGTCGGGTTCACCTCCAACTGA
- a CDS encoding NUDIX hydrolase translates to MDLRVAAYAVIIDDEDRLLLAHWNEGRRGAWTMPGGGLEPGEEPERAARREVREETGYKVAIEQLLGIHSRVIPPGRRLTPGVTEPLHTLRIVYRARVVGGRLRNETDGSTDRAEWFPLSEVPALQRVKLVDIALEMAGLG, encoded by the coding sequence ATGGACCTGCGCGTCGCGGCCTACGCCGTCATCATCGATGACGAGGACCGCCTGCTCCTGGCGCACTGGAACGAAGGTCGCCGCGGCGCCTGGACGATGCCGGGCGGCGGTCTCGAACCGGGCGAAGAGCCCGAGCGCGCCGCCCGCCGCGAGGTGCGCGAGGAGACCGGCTACAAGGTCGCGATCGAGCAGCTTCTCGGCATCCATTCGCGCGTCATCCCGCCCGGACGACGCCTCACGCCCGGCGTCACCGAGCCGCTGCACACACTGCGCATCGTGTACCGTGCCCGCGTGGTCGGCGGGCGTCTGCGCAACGAGACCGACGGCTCGACCGACCGTGCCGAGTGGTTCCCGCTCTCCGAGGTTCCCGCGCTGCAGCGGGTGAAGCTCGTCGACATCGCGCTCGAGATGGCGGGACTCGGCTGA
- a CDS encoding aminoacyl-tRNA deacylase: protein MEIRERPAARSLPEAAEILGIPPSGIVKTLVVKRSDDTYLFALIPGDRAISWPKLRAVVGVNKLQLPDPDLAFAATGYERGTIVPLGSANDWPIYADSGIVGRRIAMGAGAHGYSLFVEADDLIATYGATVADISQPLE from the coding sequence ATCGAGATCAGGGAGCGGCCCGCCGCGAGGAGCCTCCCGGAGGCGGCCGAGATCCTCGGCATCCCTCCGTCGGGCATCGTCAAGACGCTCGTCGTCAAACGGAGCGACGACACCTATCTGTTCGCGCTGATCCCGGGCGACCGCGCGATCTCGTGGCCCAAGCTGCGCGCGGTCGTCGGCGTCAACAAGCTGCAGCTGCCCGACCCTGACCTCGCCTTCGCTGCGACCGGGTACGAGCGCGGCACGATCGTGCCGCTGGGCAGCGCGAACGACTGGCCGATCTACGCCGACAGCGGCATCGTCGGCCGCCGCATCGCCATGGGTGCGGGCGCGCACGGGTACAGCCTGTTCGTCGAGGCCGACGACCTGATCGCCACGTACGGCGCAACGGTCGCCGACATCTCGCAGCCGCTCGAGTAG
- a CDS encoding DNA helicase: protein MSLSRKRKKELQKLQKQANSLWESQQVLVGEAATVAREAGRQLGHYNREHVKPQVQAGYEKYAAPYVEKGKHVVSHTVIPAAGAVVGSAMSVWDAANEQRSRLASGRGLELPDSKKYAKKSDKYARQASGFLSAKLDRAVPQKKGIGAGGVIAIILGVAAAVGVLYAAWQTLRADDELWVADDPLRAPDA, encoded by the coding sequence GTGAGCCTCAGCCGCAAGCGCAAGAAGGAACTTCAGAAGCTGCAGAAGCAGGCCAACAGCCTGTGGGAATCCCAGCAGGTGCTGGTGGGCGAAGCCGCGACGGTCGCACGCGAAGCCGGCCGCCAGCTCGGGCACTACAACCGCGAGCACGTCAAGCCGCAGGTGCAGGCGGGTTATGAGAAGTACGCCGCTCCGTATGTGGAGAAGGGCAAGCACGTGGTCAGCCACACCGTCATCCCCGCAGCAGGAGCCGTCGTCGGCTCGGCCATGTCGGTGTGGGACGCCGCGAACGAGCAGCGCTCCCGCCTCGCGTCGGGCCGCGGTCTCGAGCTGCCCGACTCGAAGAAGTACGCCAAGAAGTCCGACAAGTACGCACGGCAGGCGAGCGGGTTCCTCTCGGCGAAGCTCGACCGGGCGGTCCCGCAGAAGAAGGGCATCGGCGCCGGCGGCGTCATCGCGATCATCCTCGGCGTCGCCGCGGCCGTCGGCGTGCTGTACGCCGCCTGGCAGACGCTGCGAGCCGACGACGAGCTCTGGGTCGCCGACGACCCGCTGCGCGCGCCGGACGCGTAA
- a CDS encoding peptidylprolyl isomerase produces the protein MPLHTAVATIHTNHGDIVVNLFGDHAPRTVQNFIGLSDGTQAWTDPATGKPGEGPLYKDVIFHRIISGFMIQGGDPLGQGVGGPGYNFNDEINGELTFTEPYKLAMANAGLRRNAITGQPEGTNGSQFFITVPGQGGRGPEWLQGKHTIFGEVADDASKSVVDTISEVPTAAGDRPVEPVVIESIDVVAV, from the coding sequence ATGCCGCTTCACACCGCAGTCGCAACGATCCACACCAACCATGGCGACATCGTCGTCAACCTGTTCGGCGACCACGCGCCGCGCACCGTCCAGAACTTCATCGGCCTCTCGGATGGCACGCAGGCCTGGACCGATCCCGCGACCGGCAAGCCCGGCGAAGGACCCCTCTACAAGGACGTCATCTTCCACCGCATCATCTCCGGCTTCATGATCCAGGGCGGCGACCCGCTCGGTCAGGGCGTGGGCGGTCCCGGCTACAACTTCAACGACGAGATCAACGGCGAACTGACCTTCACCGAGCCGTACAAGCTCGCGATGGCGAACGCCGGTCTTCGCCGCAACGCGATCACCGGCCAGCCCGAGGGAACGAACGGCTCGCAGTTCTTCATCACGGTGCCCGGCCAGGGAGGCCGTGGGCCGGAGTGGCTGCAGGGCAAGCACACGATCTTCGGCGAGGTCGCCGATGACGCGTCGAAGTCGGTCGTCGACACGATCAGCGAGGTGCCGACGGCTGCGGGCGACCGCCCGGTCGAGCCCGTCGTCATCGAGTCGATCGACGTCGTCGCGGTCTGA
- a CDS encoding rhomboid family intramembrane serine protease → MTTDDFRRNSENFCYRHPDRQSFVLCQRCLRTICPECQTQAAVGVICPECLRDQQKAQSPAQRRAERRWSRPQAVAVRDTRPIVTYVIIGITAFVYLLTLIPGIGDAIQSALLFWAPTLYPSFFPQFGGLVEPWRLFTVSLVHSSFWHIGLNMLALFLIGRSLEPLLGRWRFVTLYLLSTLGGSVAVTLLSFGTPVVGASGAIFGLFGALLVIGRHLGANIAGIAIVLGINLVIGFIPGFNVSWQAHVGGLVVGLLVGFIFTRTRAARQRGLQIALLVAVAAVLVALLFVPVVFPTAVIR, encoded by the coding sequence GTGACCACCGACGACTTCCGCCGCAACAGCGAGAACTTCTGCTACCGGCATCCTGATCGACAGAGCTTCGTGCTGTGCCAGCGGTGCCTGCGCACGATCTGCCCCGAATGCCAGACTCAGGCCGCGGTCGGCGTGATCTGCCCGGAGTGCCTGCGTGATCAGCAGAAGGCGCAGTCGCCTGCGCAGCGCAGAGCCGAGCGTCGGTGGTCACGCCCTCAGGCGGTCGCGGTGCGCGACACGCGCCCCATCGTCACGTACGTGATCATCGGGATCACGGCGTTCGTATACCTGCTGACGCTCATCCCCGGGATCGGCGACGCGATCCAGAGCGCGCTGCTGTTCTGGGCGCCCACGCTCTACCCGAGCTTCTTCCCGCAGTTCGGCGGGCTGGTCGAGCCGTGGCGGCTGTTCACCGTCTCGCTCGTCCACTCGAGCTTCTGGCACATCGGCCTGAACATGCTGGCGCTGTTCCTGATCGGCCGCAGCCTCGAACCGCTTCTCGGCCGGTGGCGCTTCGTGACGCTCTACCTCCTGAGCACGCTCGGCGGCTCGGTGGCCGTCACCCTGCTGTCGTTCGGGACGCCGGTGGTCGGGGCATCCGGGGCCATCTTCGGCCTGTTCGGCGCGCTCCTCGTGATCGGCCGGCACCTGGGGGCCAACATCGCCGGTATCGCGATCGTGCTGGGCATCAACCTCGTCATCGGATTCATCCCGGGCTTCAACGTCTCGTGGCAGGCGCACGTCGGCGGCCTGGTCGTCGGCCTGCTGGTGGGCTTCATCTTCACGCGCACGCGCGCGGCGCGGCAACGCGGCCTCCAGATCGCACTTCTGGTCGCGGTGGCGGCCGTGCTCGTGGCCCTGCTGTTCGTGCCCGTGGTCTTCCCGACCGCCGTGATCAGATAG
- a CDS encoding cell division protein CrgA — MARPGKDDDSLVERAEGEAAPNPVWFKPIMIGLMLIGLVWILVFYLSGMQYPIPGIDAWNLVIGFGIAFLGFLMTTRWR; from the coding sequence ATGGCACGACCCGGCAAAGACGACGACTCGCTCGTCGAGCGCGCAGAAGGCGAGGCCGCACCCAACCCGGTGTGGTTCAAGCCGATCATGATCGGACTGATGCTCATCGGTCTGGTCTGGATCCTCGTCTTCTATCTGAGCGGCATGCAGTATCCGATCCCGGGTATCGACGCCTGGAACCTCGTCATCGGCTTCGGCATCGCCTTCCTCGGGTTCCTGATGACGACGCGCTGGCGATAG
- a CDS encoding class E sortase, which yields MDEAAVPVGTGALRGDARARPRRRTSVIGVIGELLVTAGVIVLLYVVWQLWLGDLIYGAEAKAESESLSQQWAQEYEPAPLPTATGDGGEPVPVTAEPILLPEPADTEDFAIMRIPRLGDDYAFTMAGGVTRSGTLDKKKIGHYPGTAMPGQPGNFAVAAHRTTYGAPFNRIADLHVGDAIVVETPGGWYTYRFRTLEYVTPSEVEVLLPVPQAMDVPAGTPYITMTSCSPMFSLAERIVAYGVFESFTPRTAGGELPPSLQAVS from the coding sequence GTGGATGAAGCGGCCGTACCCGTGGGGACTGGGGCGCTGCGGGGGGATGCACGTGCTCGCCCGCGCAGGCGCACGTCCGTCATCGGCGTGATCGGCGAGCTGCTCGTCACCGCCGGTGTGATCGTGCTGCTGTACGTCGTGTGGCAGCTGTGGCTGGGTGATCTCATCTACGGCGCCGAGGCGAAGGCCGAGAGCGAATCGCTGTCGCAGCAGTGGGCGCAGGAGTACGAGCCGGCACCGCTTCCCACCGCGACCGGCGACGGCGGCGAGCCGGTGCCGGTCACCGCCGAGCCGATCCTGCTGCCCGAGCCCGCCGACACCGAGGACTTCGCGATCATGCGGATTCCGCGCCTCGGCGACGACTACGCCTTCACGATGGCCGGTGGGGTCACGCGGTCGGGCACGCTCGACAAGAAGAAGATCGGACACTACCCCGGCACGGCCATGCCCGGACAGCCGGGCAACTTCGCCGTCGCGGCGCACCGTACGACCTACGGCGCTCCGTTCAACCGCATCGCCGACCTCCACGTCGGCGACGCGATCGTCGTGGAGACTCCGGGCGGCTGGTACACATACCGGTTCCGCACGCTCGAGTACGTCACCCCCAGCGAGGTCGAGGTGCTGCTGCCCGTGCCCCAGGCGATGGATGTCCCCGCAGGGACCCCCTACATCACGATGACCAGCTGCAGCCCGATGTTCTCCCTCGCGGAGCGGATCGTCGCGTACGGCGTGTTCGAGTCGTTCACCCCTCGCACCGCGGGCGGCGAGCTGCCGCCCTCTCTCCAGGCGGTGAGCTGA
- a CDS encoding glutamine amidotransferase-related protein, whose translation MAGTPPVPILVVDNHDSFVHTLIGYLRELGADTDLIEADAIDDAGAAVAGRRGVLVSPGPGTPEAAGASIDVVRAAAASGIPLLGVCLGHQAIGAAFGATVDHAPELMHGMTSLVHHRGAPLYAGLPDPFTATRYHSLAIVPETLTDELVVTSWTAGGVIMGVAHRTAPIQGVQFHPESVLTDGGYRLLGNWLASVGYPDAATRGATLSPRR comes from the coding sequence GTGGCGGGTACGCCCCCGGTGCCGATCCTCGTCGTCGACAACCACGACAGCTTCGTCCACACCCTCATCGGCTATCTCCGCGAGCTCGGGGCCGACACCGACCTGATCGAGGCGGATGCGATCGACGACGCCGGCGCCGCCGTGGCCGGGCGCCGTGGAGTGCTCGTCTCGCCCGGCCCCGGCACGCCGGAGGCCGCGGGAGCGTCGATCGACGTGGTCCGCGCGGCAGCGGCCTCCGGCATCCCGCTCCTCGGTGTCTGCCTCGGTCATCAGGCGATCGGCGCGGCGTTCGGCGCCACCGTCGATCACGCCCCCGAGCTGATGCACGGCATGACCTCGCTAGTGCATCACCGTGGGGCGCCGCTGTACGCCGGTCTTCCCGACCCCTTCACCGCGACCCGCTACCACTCGCTGGCGATCGTGCCCGAGACCCTGACCGACGAGCTCGTCGTGACGAGCTGGACGGCGGGCGGCGTGATCATGGGGGTCGCGCACCGCACCGCACCGATCCAGGGTGTGCAGTTCCACCCCGAGAGCGTGCTCACCGACGGCGGATACCGGCTGCTCGGCAACTGGCTCGCGTCGGTCGGGTACCCGGATGCCGCGACCCGCGGCGCGACGCTGAGCCCACGCCGCTGA